In bacterium, one genomic interval encodes:
- a CDS encoding prepilin-type N-terminal cleavage/methylation domain-containing protein has translation MRQNRPGFRGRGPPAANRITDPGAARGAPERPKRGGPGVAGQHRAPAGGPDGQPGRRPPGWAPQRPRGGARRRPPPPGGAGRGREGAGAGAVDNRGFTLIELIITIVVLGILAAVAVPSYRDLTVEAKRSACKQSLMSMREAVNLWRSNNIVRNGSASFPPIDTLRTIDRVMAQAIPKNPFQVDTNAPDSIVTGVTKGVIVGMRGGWAYKASTGELWANTGTTIGATGCSGAVAIGENSW, from the coding sequence ATGAGACAGAATCGGCCAGGTTTTCGGGGTCGCGGCCCCCCGGCCGCCAATCGCATAACCGACCCGGGGGCCGCGCGGGGCGCGCCGGAGCGGCCCAAAAGGGGGGGCCCCGGCGTCGCCGGCCAGCACCGAGCCCCGGCGGGCGGTCCGGATGGGCAGCCGGGGCGCCGCCCGCCAGGCTGGGCCCCCCAGCGCCCCCGGGGCGGCGCGCGGCGGCGACCCCCGCCCCCGGGGGGCGCCGGGCGAGGACGGGAAGGGGCGGGGGCGGGGGCAGTGGATAATCGCGGATTCACGCTCATCGAATTGATCATCACGATCGTCGTGCTCGGTATACTAGCGGCGGTGGCTGTTCCATCCTATCGGGATCTTACCGTCGAAGCAAAGCGGTCCGCCTGCAAGCAGTCGCTCATGTCCATGCGCGAGGCTGTCAATCTCTGGAGATCCAACAACATTGTGCGAAATGGAAGCGCCAGTTTCCCGCCGATCGACACTTTGCGGACGATCGACCGGGTTATGGCGCAGGCAATTCCCAAAAATCCCTTTCAGGTTGACACTAACGCACCCGATTCGATCGTCACTGGCGTGACCAAGGGTGTCATTGTGGGAATGCGCGGTGGATGGGCCTACAAAGCTTCAACTGGCGAACTCTGGGCCAACACCGGTACGACCATTGGTGCGACCGGCTGTTCAGGAGCCGTCGCGATCGGCGAAAATTCCTGGTAA